Proteins encoded together in one Micromonospora kangleipakensis window:
- a CDS encoding SigE family RNA polymerase sigma factor: protein MSVSMYSEPSAAGSVPVAPTVVDELGGAPVRVRPGGTRDQEFVEFVVASGRYLLRTAVLLCGDPVRAEELVQATYERMYRSWRRVARDGDPQAYARRVLVNLRVDGWRRTRREVVVDPGALPEQAGPDNTGAVVARNAVVQALARLPLAQRRVVVLRHLLDLTETEVAHELGISVGTVKSHHARGIARLREIFAEGDLR, encoded by the coding sequence ATGAGTGTGAGCATGTATAGCGAGCCATCTGCCGCTGGCTCCGTACCCGTGGCGCCCACGGTGGTTGATGAGCTTGGGGGTGCCCCCGTCCGCGTCAGGCCAGGGGGCACGCGTGATCAGGAGTTCGTCGAGTTCGTGGTCGCGTCCGGTCGATATTTGTTACGCACTGCTGTGCTGCTGTGTGGTGATCCGGTCCGTGCGGAGGAGTTGGTCCAGGCCACCTACGAGCGCATGTATCGATCCTGGCGACGCGTGGCGCGCGACGGCGACCCGCAGGCGTACGCGCGTCGGGTGCTGGTCAACCTGCGGGTGGATGGGTGGCGGCGCACGCGTCGCGAGGTCGTCGTCGACCCGGGCGCGCTGCCCGAACAGGCCGGGCCTGACAACACGGGTGCCGTCGTCGCCCGCAACGCCGTGGTCCAGGCTCTGGCCCGGCTGCCGCTGGCGCAGCGGCGGGTCGTGGTGCTGCGACACCTGCTCGACCTCACCGAGACCGAGGTTGCCCACGAGCTGGGGATCTCGGTCGGCACGGTTAAGTCCCACCACGCGCGCGGGATCGCCCGGCTGCGCGAGATCTTCGCGGAAGGGGATCTGCGATGA
- a CDS encoding GNAT family N-acetyltransferase: MPVIRVATVDDAPAVTALLRANREAFAPWVPLRDDPWFTLDNQRTILETSLEAHAQGTMVPLVILDGDEVIGQLNISGITRGALQSAAIGYWIGLSHQGQGLATAAVGDAIAIAFGELDLHRLQAETLLRNTASQQVLLRNGFRPYGVAPSYLKIAGSWQDHLLFHLLTTD; this comes from the coding sequence ATGCCGGTCATCCGTGTCGCCACGGTCGACGACGCCCCCGCCGTGACCGCGCTACTACGCGCGAACCGCGAAGCCTTCGCACCCTGGGTACCACTGCGTGACGACCCGTGGTTCACGCTGGACAACCAGCGCACGATCCTCGAGACATCGCTGGAAGCCCATGCCCAGGGAACCATGGTTCCGCTCGTCATTCTGGACGGGGACGAGGTGATCGGCCAGCTGAACATCAGCGGCATCACCCGGGGCGCACTGCAATCAGCGGCGATCGGCTACTGGATCGGCCTGTCACATCAGGGCCAGGGGCTCGCCACCGCGGCTGTCGGCGATGCCATCGCAATCGCTTTCGGCGAACTCGACCTGCACCGGCTTCAGGCAGAGACGCTGCTGCGCAACACGGCATCGCAGCAGGTGCTGCTGCGCAACGGGTTCCGGCCGTACGGTGTGGCTCCTTCGTATCTGAAGATCGCAGGTAGCTGGCAGGATCACCTCCTGTTCCACCTGCTCACCACGGACTGA
- a CDS encoding alpha/beta fold hydrolase — protein MTNLKNSTSSTNSKWTGMVPVDDTALAVTDTGGPGIPVVYLNGQFATQGYWRRVIAELGPDYRHITYDERARGKSKKSADYSFEACVRDVDVVLKARGVDRPLVVGWSYGAFVAAQWTSRNPDRALGAVLVEGAQPHDWLDDAMEQRIRKLFKRLSWFMPLLRPTGLTPRLNAAQMAECNIELGKLARARNLGPVLDGITVPTRYVFASGASIGSKGDEQERIRASVDQVVERNPNIKISAKVASNHDHILKKDYRAIAEAVREVATLDRGRR, from the coding sequence ATGACCAACCTGAAGAACAGCACTTCCTCGACCAATTCGAAGTGGACCGGCATGGTGCCGGTTGACGATACGGCCCTGGCCGTCACCGACACTGGCGGTCCCGGTATCCCTGTGGTCTACCTCAATGGCCAGTTCGCCACTCAGGGGTACTGGCGGCGGGTCATCGCCGAACTCGGCCCCGACTACCGGCACATCACCTACGACGAGCGGGCCCGCGGCAAATCGAAGAAGTCGGCCGACTACTCCTTCGAGGCGTGTGTCCGGGATGTCGACGTCGTCCTCAAAGCCAGGGGTGTGGACCGGCCGCTGGTGGTGGGCTGGTCCTACGGGGCGTTCGTCGCCGCGCAGTGGACCAGCCGGAACCCCGACCGTGCCCTGGGTGCGGTCTTGGTGGAAGGCGCGCAACCGCACGACTGGCTCGACGACGCGATGGAGCAGCGGATCCGCAAGCTGTTCAAGCGGTTGAGCTGGTTCATGCCGCTGCTGCGCCCGACGGGCCTGACCCCGCGGTTGAACGCCGCGCAGATGGCCGAGTGCAACATCGAGCTCGGCAAGCTCGCCCGCGCACGGAATCTGGGTCCGGTGCTGGACGGCATCACCGTCCCGACGCGGTATGTGTTCGCGTCGGGGGCGTCCATCGGAAGCAAGGGTGATGAGCAGGAACGCATCCGCGCCAGCGTCGATCAGGTGGTCGAGCGCAACCCGAACATCAAGATCAGCGCGAAGGTCGCCAGCAACCACGACCACATCCTGAAAAAGGACTACCGGGCCATCGCCGAGGCCGTACGCGAGGTCGCCACCCTCGACCGCGGCCGGCGTTGA
- a CDS encoding DUF4097 family beta strand repeat-containing protein produces MQKFDTPAAISAVLDIPAGRIQVIAADRADTTVEVLPANASKGRDVKAAEQTKVEFGDGVLRIKAPAEKNQILGPSGSIEVTVQLPTGSRIEAKAAAAEFRGVGRLGDVACEGAHGAVKIDEAASVRVAAYAGDVTVGRLTGPAEISTQKGDIHIAEATSGTVVLRTQMGDVTVGAAHGVSAYLDAGTGYGRIHNALKNTEGAAAGLNIHATTDHGDITARSL; encoded by the coding sequence ATGCAGAAGTTCGACACCCCCGCCGCGATCTCCGCCGTCCTGGACATCCCCGCCGGGCGCATCCAGGTCATCGCCGCCGACCGGGCCGACACCACCGTCGAGGTCCTGCCCGCCAACGCCTCCAAGGGCCGCGACGTGAAGGCAGCTGAGCAGACCAAGGTCGAATTCGGCGACGGCGTCCTGCGGATCAAGGCCCCGGCGGAGAAGAACCAGATCCTCGGCCCCTCCGGATCCATCGAGGTCACGGTCCAACTGCCCACCGGTTCCCGCATCGAGGCGAAGGCGGCCGCCGCCGAGTTCCGGGGCGTCGGACGGCTCGGCGACGTCGCCTGCGAGGGCGCGCACGGCGCGGTCAAGATCGACGAGGCCGCGAGCGTGCGCGTGGCCGCCTACGCCGGTGACGTCACGGTCGGCCGCCTTACCGGCCCCGCGGAGATCAGCACCCAAAAGGGTGACATCCACATCGCCGAGGCCACCTCCGGCACGGTCGTGCTGCGCACCCAGATGGGCGACGTGACGGTCGGCGCCGCCCACGGAGTTTCCGCCTACCTGGACGCCGGCACCGGCTACGGCCGGATCCACAACGCGCTGAAGAACACCGAAGGCGCCGCGGCCGGCCTGAACATCCACGCGACCACCGACCACGGCGACATCACCGCCCGCAGCCTGTAA
- a CDS encoding GbsR/MarR family transcriptional regulator, with protein sequence MPGGRLTQQERQQIALGLADGLAYAEIARRLDRPTSTITREVMRNGGPTAYRADLAHRATERRAHRRKHTPPREQGALAQGHGRDDEAVREYEEAFTTLLMQQGLPKMMARVLTCLFIADAGSLTASELVQHLQVSPASVSKAIAFLEDQGLIRRERDERRRERYFVDDDVWYQSTIASARGTAQVAETARQGVSVLGPGTPAAARLENIARFSDFISESILRAAEQVREVLYTKPEASSGGTAKPSSDRG encoded by the coding sequence GTGCCGGGAGGCAGACTCACCCAGCAGGAACGTCAGCAGATCGCGCTGGGGCTGGCCGACGGCCTCGCCTACGCGGAGATCGCCCGACGTCTCGACCGCCCCACCTCGACGATCACGCGTGAGGTGATGCGCAACGGCGGCCCCACCGCCTACCGCGCCGACCTGGCCCACCGCGCCACCGAACGCCGCGCCCACCGGCGCAAGCACACCCCGCCCCGGGAGCAGGGGGCGCTGGCGCAGGGCCACGGGCGCGACGACGAGGCCGTGCGTGAGTACGAGGAGGCGTTCACCACCCTCCTGATGCAACAGGGCCTGCCCAAGATGATGGCTCGGGTGCTGACCTGCCTCTTTATCGCCGACGCGGGCAGCCTCACCGCGTCCGAACTCGTCCAGCACCTCCAGGTCAGCCCGGCGTCCGTCTCCAAGGCGATCGCGTTCCTCGAAGATCAGGGCCTCATCCGCCGGGAACGCGACGAACGCCGCCGCGAGCGCTACTTCGTCGACGACGACGTCTGGTACCAGTCGACGATCGCCAGCGCCCGCGGCACCGCCCAGGTCGCCGAGACCGCACGGCAGGGCGTCAGCGTCCTCGGCCCCGGCACCCCGGCCGCCGCCCGCCTCGAGAACATCGCCCGCTTCAGCGACTTCATCAGCGAGAGCATCCTCCGCGCCGCGGAGCAGGTCCGCGAAGTCCTCTACACGAAACCCGAAGCGAGCTCAGGCGGCACTGCCAAGCCAAGTTCAGACCGCGGATAG
- a CDS encoding low temperature requirement protein A, protein MTSGAARLLRGREEQRATFLDLFFDLVFVFALFRLSQGLREHLDWSGAFQTLVLLLAVWWVWTQSAGVSDRFDPRRPAIQVLAIGAMFGSLVLAAAAPEAFGDHGLVFAGAYVAVQVGRSLFLVVLTRGDERQRAEMRVLFWFGVSAVPWLAGALMQGWPRGVLWALAVAVDYTVARLGWPTPQLGPASAAEFSVSGGLLAERHRQFFIIALGELILVTGLGLSSNSFAADSSAAVVVAFATTVLLWRIYIHRAGEVLGGAVAAAPDPLRVAVSSVYAHLVMVAGIVAISVGDELIIEHPFGHTPPAWAAVILGGPALFLAGRAIIEYTVFGRVSRDRVAGVLVLAAISPATIVLPPVLVAAAAALVLAAIAVSDAARARGRPPEPPSPPG, encoded by the coding sequence ATGACGAGTGGCGCAGCCCGGCTGCTGCGGGGACGGGAGGAGCAGCGGGCGACGTTCCTGGACCTGTTCTTCGACCTGGTGTTCGTCTTCGCGCTCTTCCGGCTCTCACAAGGGCTGCGGGAGCATCTGGACTGGAGCGGCGCCTTCCAGACGCTGGTGTTGCTGCTCGCCGTGTGGTGGGTGTGGACCCAGTCGGCGGGAGTAAGCGACAGGTTCGACCCCCGACGGCCAGCGATACAGGTGCTGGCCATTGGGGCCATGTTCGGCAGCTTGGTGCTGGCGGCCGCGGCGCCTGAGGCGTTCGGCGACCATGGCCTGGTCTTCGCCGGCGCGTACGTCGCCGTCCAGGTCGGTCGCAGCCTGTTTCTCGTGGTCCTTACGCGGGGCGACGAGCGGCAGCGTGCCGAGATGCGGGTGCTGTTCTGGTTCGGCGTGTCGGCGGTGCCGTGGCTCGCGGGCGCCCTCATGCAGGGGTGGCCGCGTGGGGTGCTGTGGGCGCTGGCGGTGGCCGTGGACTACACGGTGGCCAGACTCGGCTGGCCCACGCCGCAGCTGGGCCCCGCCAGCGCGGCGGAGTTTTCGGTCTCGGGCGGGCTCCTGGCCGAGCGGCATCGGCAGTTCTTCATCATCGCGCTCGGCGAGCTGATCCTGGTGACGGGGCTGGGGCTCAGCAGCAACTCCTTCGCTGCGGACAGCAGCGCGGCGGTCGTGGTGGCGTTCGCGACCACGGTGCTGCTGTGGCGGATCTACATCCACCGTGCCGGGGAGGTGTTGGGCGGGGCCGTCGCCGCCGCCCCTGATCCGCTCCGCGTTGCCGTGTCGTCGGTATACGCCCACCTGGTCATGGTCGCCGGCATCGTCGCGATCTCCGTCGGCGACGAGCTCATAATCGAGCACCCGTTCGGGCACACACCACCGGCGTGGGCCGCCGTCATCCTCGGCGGACCCGCACTGTTCCTCGCCGGACGGGCCATCATCGAGTACACGGTGTTCGGCCGGGTGTCCCGAGACCGCGTGGCCGGGGTCCTCGTGCTCGCCGCCATCTCGCCGGCAACGATCGTCCTGCCGCCGGTGCTGGTCGCCGCCGCCGCTGCTCTCGTCCTGGCCGCGATCGCCGTATCCGACGCAGCCCGTGCCCGAGGACGCCCACCCGAGCCGCCCTCACCACCCGGCTAG
- a CDS encoding tyrosine-type recombinase/integrase, translating into MAAYLGRYRGASRLHTESDLRIFLTWCVGPDLNPLSAARADIERYVRWLQDVRRYQPSTVSRRLSVVVGFYRVCVIDGILPHSPADYVRRPVVPPESPTLGLGHLQFEALITTARQSANPNDFALIAMLGLLGLRIFEACGATIRDIGEEHGHRVLRVRGKGGKVVLIPLPPAVARAVDRAVDGRLDGPILRNTLGARMDRHAATRRLRHLAASAGIRMPRMHPHMLRHTFVTMMLDAGVSLRDVQIAARHADPRTTMRYDRARKNLDRHPNYILAAYMASGT; encoded by the coding sequence GTGGCTGCCTACCTTGGTCGGTACCGGGGTGCCTCGCGGCTACACACCGAGTCCGACCTGCGGATTTTCCTGACCTGGTGCGTGGGCCCGGACCTGAACCCGCTGTCGGCCGCACGCGCGGACATCGAACGGTACGTACGCTGGCTCCAGGACGTACGCCGCTACCAGCCCTCGACCGTCTCCCGCCGCCTGTCGGTGGTAGTCGGCTTCTACCGCGTCTGCGTCATCGACGGCATCCTGCCGCACTCACCAGCCGACTACGTCCGCAGACCGGTAGTACCACCCGAATCACCCACCCTCGGGCTGGGCCACCTCCAGTTCGAAGCCCTGATCACCACCGCACGGCAGTCGGCCAACCCGAACGACTTCGCCCTGATCGCCATGCTCGGACTGCTCGGGTTGCGGATCTTCGAAGCTTGCGGCGCCACCATCCGTGACATCGGCGAGGAACACGGCCACCGCGTCCTGCGCGTACGCGGCAAGGGCGGCAAAGTCGTCCTCATCCCGCTCCCGCCCGCCGTGGCCAGGGCCGTCGACCGTGCCGTCGACGGCCGCCTCGATGGTCCGATCCTGCGCAACACCCTCGGTGCGCGGATGGACCGACACGCCGCAACCCGCCGGCTCCGGCATCTGGCGGCCAGCGCCGGGATCCGGATGCCGAGGATGCACCCGCACATGCTGCGTCACACCTTCGTCACGATGATGCTCGACGCCGGCGTGAGCCTGCGCGACGTACAGATCGCCGCCCGTCACGCCGATCCGCGGACGACCATGCGTTACGACCGCGCCCGCAAGAACCTCGATCGGCACCCGAACTACATCCTCGCCGCCTACATGGCCTCCGGGACCTAG